In the Oncorhynchus tshawytscha isolate Ot180627B linkage group LG17, Otsh_v2.0, whole genome shotgun sequence genome, one interval contains:
- the LOC112216790 gene encoding ATP-dependent DNA helicase Q1 isoform X1: MDIDNADDVQAGLDSVEAELEVVKLQIAELLEKQASLTSKRKQLLRRLEEPCDSTQPSGSGPAMTKQELLRYENDDFSWSTELEQNLKDVFQLSKFRPLQLKAINLSMSGKDLFLVMPTGRGKSLCYQLPAVCSEGFTLVVTPLVSLMEDQLMYLKSIDVEAVSLNASSSKEHAKMVLAELTDSKAPFKLLYVTPEKIAKSKLLMSRLEKAYNAGRLSRIAVDEVHCCSQWGHDFRPDYKLLGILKRQFPKVPLLGLTATATGSVLKDCQKILCVPEPITLTASFNRTNLYYEVRLKDSNSDDSVSDISALIKERYKDQSGIVYVFSQKDAETVSADLQKKGVNASPYHANMNPEDKSQVHRKWATNKIQVVVATVAFGMGIDKADVRFVIHHTISKSIENYYQESGRAGRDDKPADCIVYFGFNDIFRISTMVVMENVGQQKLLTMVDYCQNVDRCRRSVIAVHFDEVWDDEGCNEMCDVCRHGNDYITVDITQHAKDVVQIVELAGSLDEKLTPLKVTEAWMGKGPAKRRKMIQTTTLSRLEVEAIITSLLLQGYLSEDFSFTPYTTYFYLKLGGKAPLLKNQSHSITMKMRRTGLDANTVSTTQQTVKVSQVKTKEGKRSGDNAANSPVTKKVKRDL; the protein is encoded by the exons ATGGACATTGACAATGCCGACG ACGTGCAGGCAGGGCTGGACTCTGTGGAGGCTGAGCTGGAGGTGGTGAAGCTGCAGATAGCTGAGCTGCTGGAGAAGCAGGCTAGCCTGACCTCCAAGAGGAAACAGCTGCTCCGCAGGCTGGAAGAGCCATGTGACTCCACCCAGCCCTCTGGATCTGGACCTGCAATGACCAAGCAGGAGCTGCTGCGCTATGAGAATGATG ATTTCTCGTGGTCAACAGAGCTGGAGCAGAATCTGAAGGATGTCTTCCAGCTCTCTAAGTTCCGTCCTCTCCAGCTGAAGGCCATCAACCTTAGTATGTCTGGTAAAGACCTCTTTCTAGTGATGCCCACTGGACGAGGGAAAAGCCTCTGCTATCAGCTACCTGCAGTCTGCTCTGAGG GTTTCACTCTGGTAGTAACTCCTCTAGTGTCTCTGATGGAGGATCAGCTCATGTACTTAAAGTCCATCGACGTTGAAGCCGTCTCTCTCAACGCATCCAGCAGTAAG GAACATGCTAAAATGGTCCTAGCGGAGTTGACGGACTCCAAAGCGCCTTTTAAGCTGCTGTATGTGACTCCAGAGAAGATAGCGAAGAGCAAGCTGCTGATGTCGAGGCTGGAGAAGGCCTACAACGCAGGCAGGCTTAGCCGTATTGCTGTGGACGAGGTGCACTGCTGCAGCCAGTGGGGACACGACTTCAGACCTG ACTACAAGCTCCTGGGAATCCTGAAGAGGCAATTCCCAAAGGTTCCGTTGCTAGGGCTGACGGCCACGGCAACCGGCAGTGTTCTAAAGGACTGTCAGAAGATCCTGTGTGTCCCTGAGCCAATCACACTCACCGCCTCCTTCAACCGCACCAACCTCTACTACGAG GTACGCCTTAAAGACTCGAACAGTGATGATTCAGTCAGTGACATCTCCGCACTGATCAAGGAGAGATATAAGGACCAGTCAG GGATAGTGTACGTGTTTTCCCAGAAGGATGCGGAGACGGTGTCAGCAGACCTACAGAAGAAAGGCGTCAATGCATCTCCATACCACGCTAACATGAATCCAGAGGACAAGTCACAGGTTCATCGCAAATGGGCCACCAACAAGATCCAGGTGGTGGTAGCTACTGTGGCGTTCGGGATGGGGATCGACAAGGCTGACGTCAGATTTGTCATCCATCACACCATCAGCAAGTCCATAGAGAACTACTATCAGGAGAGCGGACGAGCAG GCAGAGATGATAAGCCGGCTGACTGCATTGTGTACTTTGGCTTCAACGACATCTTCAGGATCAGCACCATGGTTGTCATGGAGAACGTAGGACAACAGAAGCTGCTGACCATGGTCGACTACTGTCAGAATGTGGACAG GTGTCGGCGCTCAGTGATCGCTGTTCACTTTGATGAGGTTTGGGACGATGAAGGATGCAACGAGATGTGTGACGTCTGTCGCCATGGCAATG ACTACATCACGGTGGACATCACGCAGCATGCTAAAGATGTGGTCCAGATTGTGGAGCTGGCGGGCTCTCTGGATGAGAAACTGACCCCCCTGAAGGTGACCGAGGCGTGGATGGGGAAGGGTCCGGCCAAACGCAGGAAGATGATCCAGACCACCACCCTGTCTCGCCTGGAGGTGGAGGCCATCATCACAAGCCTACTGCTGCAGGGCTACCTCAG TGAAGACTTCAGTTTCACTCCATACACCACCTACTTCTACCTGAAGCTGGGTGGTAAGGCACCACTGCTGAAGAACCAGAGTCACTCCATTACCATGAAGATGAGGAGGACA
- the LOC112216790 gene encoding ATP-dependent DNA helicase Q1 isoform X2, producing the protein MDIDNADDVQAGLDSVEAELEVVKLQIAELLEKQASLTSKRKQLLRRLEEPCDSTQPSGSGPAMTKQELLRYENDDFSWSTELEQNLKDVFQLSKFRPLQLKAINLSMSGKDLFLVMPTGRGKSLCYQLPAVCSEGFTLVVTPLVSLMEDQLMYLKSIDVEAVSLNASSSKEHAKMVLAELTDSKAPFKLLYVTPEKIAKSKLLMSRLEKAYNAGRLSRIAVDEVHCCSQWGHDFRPDYKLLGILKRQFPKVPLLGLTATATGSVLKDCQKILCVPEPITLTASFNRTNLYYEVRLKDSNSDDSVSDISALIKERYKDQSGIVYVFSQKDAETVSADLQKKGVNASPYHANMNPEDKSQVHRKWATNKIQVVVATVAFGMGIDKADVRFVIHHTISKSIENYYQESGRAGRDDKPADCIVYFGFNDIFRISTMVVMENVGQQKLLTMVDYCQNVDRCRRSVIAVHFDEVWDDEGCNEMCDVCRHGNDYITVDITQHAKDVVQIVELAGSLDEKLTPLKVTEAWMGKGPAKRRKMIQTTTLSRLEVEAIITSLLLQGYLSEDFSFTPYTTYFYLKLGGKAPLLKNQSHSITMKMRRTGLDANTVKVSQVKTKEGKRSGDNAANSPVTKKVKRDL; encoded by the exons ATGGACATTGACAATGCCGACG ACGTGCAGGCAGGGCTGGACTCTGTGGAGGCTGAGCTGGAGGTGGTGAAGCTGCAGATAGCTGAGCTGCTGGAGAAGCAGGCTAGCCTGACCTCCAAGAGGAAACAGCTGCTCCGCAGGCTGGAAGAGCCATGTGACTCCACCCAGCCCTCTGGATCTGGACCTGCAATGACCAAGCAGGAGCTGCTGCGCTATGAGAATGATG ATTTCTCGTGGTCAACAGAGCTGGAGCAGAATCTGAAGGATGTCTTCCAGCTCTCTAAGTTCCGTCCTCTCCAGCTGAAGGCCATCAACCTTAGTATGTCTGGTAAAGACCTCTTTCTAGTGATGCCCACTGGACGAGGGAAAAGCCTCTGCTATCAGCTACCTGCAGTCTGCTCTGAGG GTTTCACTCTGGTAGTAACTCCTCTAGTGTCTCTGATGGAGGATCAGCTCATGTACTTAAAGTCCATCGACGTTGAAGCCGTCTCTCTCAACGCATCCAGCAGTAAG GAACATGCTAAAATGGTCCTAGCGGAGTTGACGGACTCCAAAGCGCCTTTTAAGCTGCTGTATGTGACTCCAGAGAAGATAGCGAAGAGCAAGCTGCTGATGTCGAGGCTGGAGAAGGCCTACAACGCAGGCAGGCTTAGCCGTATTGCTGTGGACGAGGTGCACTGCTGCAGCCAGTGGGGACACGACTTCAGACCTG ACTACAAGCTCCTGGGAATCCTGAAGAGGCAATTCCCAAAGGTTCCGTTGCTAGGGCTGACGGCCACGGCAACCGGCAGTGTTCTAAAGGACTGTCAGAAGATCCTGTGTGTCCCTGAGCCAATCACACTCACCGCCTCCTTCAACCGCACCAACCTCTACTACGAG GTACGCCTTAAAGACTCGAACAGTGATGATTCAGTCAGTGACATCTCCGCACTGATCAAGGAGAGATATAAGGACCAGTCAG GGATAGTGTACGTGTTTTCCCAGAAGGATGCGGAGACGGTGTCAGCAGACCTACAGAAGAAAGGCGTCAATGCATCTCCATACCACGCTAACATGAATCCAGAGGACAAGTCACAGGTTCATCGCAAATGGGCCACCAACAAGATCCAGGTGGTGGTAGCTACTGTGGCGTTCGGGATGGGGATCGACAAGGCTGACGTCAGATTTGTCATCCATCACACCATCAGCAAGTCCATAGAGAACTACTATCAGGAGAGCGGACGAGCAG GCAGAGATGATAAGCCGGCTGACTGCATTGTGTACTTTGGCTTCAACGACATCTTCAGGATCAGCACCATGGTTGTCATGGAGAACGTAGGACAACAGAAGCTGCTGACCATGGTCGACTACTGTCAGAATGTGGACAG GTGTCGGCGCTCAGTGATCGCTGTTCACTTTGATGAGGTTTGGGACGATGAAGGATGCAACGAGATGTGTGACGTCTGTCGCCATGGCAATG ACTACATCACGGTGGACATCACGCAGCATGCTAAAGATGTGGTCCAGATTGTGGAGCTGGCGGGCTCTCTGGATGAGAAACTGACCCCCCTGAAGGTGACCGAGGCGTGGATGGGGAAGGGTCCGGCCAAACGCAGGAAGATGATCCAGACCACCACCCTGTCTCGCCTGGAGGTGGAGGCCATCATCACAAGCCTACTGCTGCAGGGCTACCTCAG TGAAGACTTCAGTTTCACTCCATACACCACCTACTTCTACCTGAAGCTGGGTGGTAAGGCACCACTGCTGAAGAACCAGAGTCACTCCATTACCATGAAGATGAGGAGGACA
- the LOC112216792 gene encoding vesicle transport protein GOT1B isoform X2: MISLTDSQKIGMGLTGFGVFFLFFGMILFFDKALLAIGNILFVAGLSFVIGLERTFRFFFQKHKMKATSFFLGGVLIVLIGWPIVGVVLEIYGFFLLFRGFFPAAVGFIRRIPFLGSLLNLPFISGPS; this comes from the exons ATGATATCTTTAACGGACTCACAGA AGATCGGAATGGGACTAACGGGCTTCGGCGTGTTTTTCCTCTTCTTTGGAATGATACTGTTTTTTGACAAAGCCCTCCTTGCCATAGGAAAT ATCCTGTTTGTGGCTGGCCTGTCGTTTGTGATCGGTCTGGAGAGGACGTTCCGGTTCTTCTTCCAGAAACACAAGATGAAGGCAACTAGCTTCTTCCTGGGTGGAGTGTTGATCGTTCTTATTGGCTGGCCAATTGTGGGAGTGGTCCTTGAGATCTATGGATTTTTCCTTTTATTCAG GGGTTTCTTCCCAGCGGCAGTAGGCTTCATCAGAAGGATACCCTTCCTGGGCTCCCTGCTAAACCTCCCATTCATCAGTGGG CCTTCATAA
- the LOC112216792 gene encoding vesicle transport protein GOT1B isoform X1, translating into MISLTDSQKIGMGLTGFGVFFLFFGMILFFDKALLAIGNILFVAGLSFVIGLERTFRFFFQKHKMKATSFFLGGVLIVLIGWPIVGVVLEIYGFFLLFRGFFPAAVGFIRRIPFLGSLLNLPFISGFVDKVGESNTMV; encoded by the exons ATGATATCTTTAACGGACTCACAGA AGATCGGAATGGGACTAACGGGCTTCGGCGTGTTTTTCCTCTTCTTTGGAATGATACTGTTTTTTGACAAAGCCCTCCTTGCCATAGGAAAT ATCCTGTTTGTGGCTGGCCTGTCGTTTGTGATCGGTCTGGAGAGGACGTTCCGGTTCTTCTTCCAGAAACACAAGATGAAGGCAACTAGCTTCTTCCTGGGTGGAGTGTTGATCGTTCTTATTGGCTGGCCAATTGTGGGAGTGGTCCTTGAGATCTATGGATTTTTCCTTTTATTCAG GGGTTTCTTCCCAGCGGCAGTAGGCTTCATCAGAAGGATACCCTTCCTGGGCTCCCTGCTAAACCTCCCATTCATCAGTGGG ttcgTGGACAAAGTGGGAGAGAGCAACACCATGGTATAA